Within Massilia endophytica, the genomic segment GGCCTTCGTGCCGGGCGCGCCCTTCTATGCCAACGAGCCGGAAACGAACACCCTGCGCCTGTCCTTCGTGACGGTGCCGCCGGAGCGCATCCGCCAGGGCATCGAAATCCTGGGCAAACTGATCAAGGCGCGCATGTAATTGCTTCAGCGCTGAACGAACAAACGGCGGCTTCGGCCGCCGTTTTTCATTTGTGCGACGGAAGTGTATCGCTTTAGCTATAATTTCCATGCAGCAATTCAAATGTGTCGCAGGAAATTAAAAATTGGCGTATTGTCCTATTAAACTTTCCTAAGCTCACTATTTTTTCTGCTAACCCAGGCGTATGATCATGGGATAGTTAACATGCATAGGACAACATGAACCTTGGCAGTGCCAGTTTCGCTCCCCGCCGCGACGCCGCGATCCTGATCGTGGACGACGCGCCGGATCACCTGAGCGCCTTACGCAAGCTGATGGTCGAACAGGGCTATCAGACTTTCGTGGCGAACTCGGGCGAGCGGGCGCTGCAACTGGCACGCCGGGTGCACCCCGACCTGATCCTGCTCGACGTGGTCATGCCCGGCATCGACGGTTTCGAGACCTGCCGCCAGCTCAAGGCGCATCCCGTCACCCAGCGCATTCCCGTGGTCTTCATGAGCGCCCGCAACGAGAGCGACGATGTGGTGGCCGGTTTCGACCTGGGCGCTGTCGATTACATTCCGAAACCGCTGCGCATGGCCGAAGTGTGCGCCCGTGTGCGCACCCAGCTCCAGATCCGCGCCAGCAGCGAGACCCAGCAGGAACAGGCCGAGCGCCTGCGCACCATCGTCAATAACATGGCGGAGGGCCTGCTGATCATCGAGGCCAGCGGCCGCATCCAGTTTACCAATCCGGCCTGCGACGCATACCTGGGCTACGACGCGCACGAACTCTCGGGCCAGTACATCTCCGACCTGCTCAATCCCCTGGTGGCGCAGGAATACCTGGAATACTTCGCGCGCTACGCGGCCAATCCCGAAACGGCGCACAGCCACGGCACGCGCGAGGTCATCATCCGCCACAAGCAGGGCAGCTCCGTGTGCATGGACCTGACGCTCACGCCCATGTTCCTGCGCCAGCCGCTCTTCATCGGCCTGCTGCACGACATCACGCACCACAAGCTGTCGGAAGATGCGCTGCAGCGCGCCGCCATGGTCGACCCGCTCACGAAGATCGCGAACCGCCGCCATTTCGACAGCTTCCTGGAGAAAGAGTGGCAGCGCGCCATCCGCACCGGCTCCCCGCTCTCGCTCGTGGTGCTGGATGTGGACCACTTCAAGCTGTACAACGACACCCTGGGCCACGCGGCGGGAGACATCTGCCTGCAGCAGGTGGCCCAGGCCATCAATGCGCACGCGCTGCGCGTGACCGACCTCGCGGCACGCTACGGGGGCGAGGAATTCGTGCTGCTCTTCGCGGAGACCGATGGCGAGGCCGCCGCCATGCTGGCCGAGTCGATCCGCTCGCATGTGGAAGGCCTGCAATTGCCGCATCCCCGCTCGCCCACCTCGGCCTGGATCACCGTCAGCATCGGCGTGGCCACCATCGTGCCGAGCCAGCTCGATAATATCGAATCGCTCTTCGTCGCTGCCGACCGCGCCATGTACGTGGCGAAGGAAGAAGGCCGCAACCAGGTGCGCTCCACCCGTCCGGGCAACGCCGCCATGGATGCGATCAAGGCCGTTGTCTCGGGCTAGCAGGTCTGCGGATACCCGGTGATATCGGCAATGTCCTCGTACATCGGCTGCAGGCGCTGGTACATCTTCAGGTAAACGCGGCGGTACAGTTCATCGTAAGTCCGGCTGTGGGCAGGATCAGGCATGAACGTGCGGCCGGGACGCGTCATGGCGCCGATGGCGGAGTCGAAATCGCGGTAGGCGCCTGTTCCCACCGCGCCTGCGATGGCCGCTCCCAGGCCCGAGGATTCATAGATGTGCGCGCGTGAGGCGGGCAGGCCGAAGATATCGGCCGTGAGCTGCATGGCCGCGTCGCTCTGCGATCCGCCGCCCGCGACGCGCAGCTCCGTAATGCGCGTGCCGCTGCGCTTCTCGATGCGCTCCCTGCCCTCGCGCAGCGCATACGCCAGCCCTTCAAGAATGGCGCGGTACATGTGGGCGCGCGTGTGCACGTCCCCGAAACCGATCATTGCGCCTTTCGCTTCAGGCCCGGGCACCCGCACGCCGGGACTCCAGTAAGGCTGCAGCATCAGGCCCATGGAGCCGGGCGGCACGGCGTTCACGAGCTGGTCGAAGAGCGCTTCGGCGCTCATGCCCTGTTCGCGCGCGGCGGCCTGCTCGCGGTCGCCGAACTGCTCCTTGAACCAGTTCACCATCCAGTAGCCGCGGAAGATCTGCACCTCGGTGTTGTAGGCGCCCGGCATGGCGGCGGGGTACGGCGGAATGAATGGCGTGACCTCAACGTATTTGCGCGTGGTGGTGTTGATGGTGGCCGTGGTGCCGTAACTGAGGCAGCCGATGTGCGGAGCGAGGCCGCCGGAGCCGATCACTTCGCAGGCCTTGTCCGCTGCTGCGGCTATCAGCGGCAGGCCCGCCGGAATGCCCGTCGCGCGTGCTGCGTCCTCCGTAACCGCTCCAATGGCCTCCCCCGGCTTCACCAGATCCGGCAGCATGGAAGGCTTGATGGTGAGCGCCTGCCATTTCCAGTCGCGCGCGCCCGCCCAGCGGTGCTTCCTGTAATCGAAGGGAACGTAGCCGACCTGCGAGCCGACGGAATCGGCATAGCGGCCGCTCAGGCAGAAATTCAGGTAGCCCGAGAGCAGCAGGAACTTGTGCGTGCGCTGCCAGACGTCCGGCTGCTGGGCGGCGATCCAGTTGATCTCCGCCTCGCGCTGGAAGTAGCGGATGGTGCGGTCCACGCGCGCCAGGCGGAAAGCCGCGCTCCACAGTGGGCCGATCTGCGGCACCTGGTCGGTGCGGCGCTGATCCAGCCAGGTGATGGCCGGCCGCAGCGGCCTGCCTTCGGCGTCCACATTGATCACGGTGGCGCGCTGCGTGGTGACGGCGACGGCGCGGATGCGCGACTTGTCCACTCCACTCTCTGCCCACAGCGTGCGGCAGGCTTCGCATACTGCATCCCAATAGCCTTCGGCCTTGTGTTCGGCCCAGCCGGGATGATCGGAATAATAGGCCTGCAGGGGAACCTGCGATTTGGCGAGCAGGTTTCCCTGCAGGTCGAACAGCAAGGCGCGCACGCTCTGCGTTCCGTTGTCGATGGAGAGAATGATGTCGTCAGCCATGGTGTCCCGTGTCCCGCTCTGCTGGCAAGCTGTAATGTGACTTGCATAATGCCAGATAAGCGTCCGCTTCGGCAGTCCATCGCTGCCGGTCCCAGCCCAGTTCCTGCGCGCAGATCACCTGCACGCGCGGCAGCAGCCGCTTGCCTCCCTGTGGCAGAAGGATGCCCAGGCGTGTGCGGCGCAGCATCAGGTCGTGCAGGTGCTGCACCGACTCATGGCGCGCGGCCCAGCGCAGCTCCGCCCACAGCGTCTCCGTGCCCGGCACCGTCTCCAGCTCCCCTGCTTTCGCCGCATGAATCAAGGGCTGCGCCCATGGTCCATAGCGTCCGCCGATACGCCGGGCCTGGCCCGGCGGTAGAACCGCGCTGTAGCGCACTTCCTCCGTGGGCGCGAAGATCGGCCGCGTTTCCAGTTTCTCCGTCCAGCCGGGCAGCTCGGGCCGGGCAAGCCTCAGGGCGTCCATTGCAATGGCGCGGAAAGTAGTCAGCTTTCCGCCCATGACCGTGAGCAGTCCGTCTTCGAGCCATAGCGCATGGTCGCGTGTTTCCTTCGAGGGGTCGGCCTGGCCGCTGTCGATCACCGGCCTCACGCCCGCGTAGGTGGCGATCACGTCTTCTTCGCCGAGCGCCAGCGAAGGGAACTGGAAGCGCAGCGCCTCGATAAGGTAGTCCACTTCTTCCTGCGTGATGGCCGCTTCCTCGTTGAGGCCAGCGCGGTGATCGATGTCCGTCGTACCGGCGAGCACTGCGCCTTCCCAGGGATAGGCGAACACAGGGCGCCCGTCTCGCGGGTGCATCAGGCTGACCGCCTGCGCCAACGGCAGGCGCCAGGCAGGCAACACAAGGTGGCTGCCCCGCAAAGGCCGCAGGCGTCTTCCGGCCTTTCCTCCGGCCGTCTGGAGCAGGCCGCCGGACCAGGCCCCGCACGCATTCACCGTAAGCTTCGCGCGCACGGCATGGCGTTCGCCTCCAGGAACATCCAGCAGCGATGCGCCGCTCACCCTGCCCTCCTCGCGCAGCAGCGCATCGGCTGCGAGGTAGTTCACGGCCATGCCGCCGTGCTGGCGCGCTTCCTGAAGCACGCGCAGTACCAGCCGGGCGTCGTCGGTGCGGGCGTCCGTATAGCAGATGCCGCCGCGCAGCCCCTCCACGGCAACATGCGGCGCCAGCGCCAGGAACTCGTCGCGGCTGTGGTAATGGCGCTCGGAGTGGCCCGCCATGCGGTCGTAAATGGCGAGCCCGAAGAGCATGGAGCGTTTGCCGGGCTTGCGGCCTTCGTAGTCGCCAAAAGCGAAGCTTTGCGGTTCGACCAGCCCCGCCGCGTCGCGCAGCAGGCTCTCCCGCTCATGCACCGATTCGCGCGTCAGGCGGAAGCGGCCTTCCTTCAGGTAGCGCAGGCCGCCATGTATCAGCTTCGAGGAACGGCTGGAGGTGCCCCATGCGAAATCCCGTTGCTCGACCAGCAGCGCCTTGAGCCCGCGGCGCGAGGCTTCGAGCAGGATACCTGCTCCCGTTATGCCGCCGCCGATAATCAGGAGATCCCACTCGCGGGCCAGCAGGTCTGGCAGCAGTTTGCGCCCGCCGGGCTGCCAGTGCGCACCACCGGGCGTGCTCACCTCAGGTCCCCCAGCAGCTTCCCGGGATTCATCATGCCGTCCGGATCGAAGTGGCGGAACAGCGCGCGCATCGCGGACATGCCCTCTGCGCCTTTTTCCGCCTGCAGATATGGGGCGTGGTCCGTGCCTACCCCATGCTGGTGGCTGATGGTGCCGCCATGTTCGACGATCGCAAGGCTGACCGCATGCTTCAACGCCCGCCAGCGTGCGAGGTCCTGCTCGAAGTTGCCCGCCAGCCGGAATACGAAGGTGCTGTACACGCTCGCCCCCTGCGCATAGACATGCGAAAGATGGGTATAGGTATGCAGTCGCTCCCCCATGGCTGCCAGCGCGGCCCTCGCCGCCTCTTCGATGGAGCGCATCATCGTTCCCACGCGCGGCCAGTCCACCGCCGTTTCGACCGTATCGATGGCATAGCCGCGTTCCCACGCAGCGTTGCGCAGGTAGACGTTGCGGAAGCGGCCCTGCTTCCATTTTTCTCCCAGCCTGCGCCCCACGTGCACGCCCCGGTGCCTGCCGCACAGGCCCAGCGCCGCACGCAAGGCGTTTCGCGCCAGGCCTCGCGTGCCACTTGCTCCGACAAGCAGCATGCATTTGCCTTCCCCGCAACCGCGCAGGCGCAGCCAGCCTTCCAGCACGGCGACCAGCCTGCGGTGCCCGGCCAGCGCCAGCATGGTTTCCGTCTCAACGGAGTTCGACAGGCGGAGCATGGACAGGCCAGGCCGCAGCTGGGCCAGCGCGCGGATCGCCGCCTCGCCCTCTTCCCAGGCCGGGAAGAACACGGCATGGAAAGCCTCATATTCCGGCGCAGGCGTTACGCGTACGGTGGCCTCGGTCAGGACGCCCGCGCGGCCTTCCGAGCCGAGCACCATTTCGCGCAGGTCGATA encodes:
- a CDS encoding diguanylate cyclase domain-containing protein, whose translation is MNLGSASFAPRRDAAILIVDDAPDHLSALRKLMVEQGYQTFVANSGERALQLARRVHPDLILLDVVMPGIDGFETCRQLKAHPVTQRIPVVFMSARNESDDVVAGFDLGAVDYIPKPLRMAEVCARVRTQLQIRASSETQQEQAERLRTIVNNMAEGLLIIEASGRIQFTNPACDAYLGYDAHELSGQYISDLLNPLVAQEYLEYFARYAANPETAHSHGTREVIIRHKQGSSVCMDLTLTPMFLRQPLFIGLLHDITHHKLSEDALQRAAMVDPLTKIANRRHFDSFLEKEWQRAIRTGSPLSLVVLDVDHFKLYNDTLGHAAGDICLQQVAQAINAHALRVTDLAARYGGEEFVLLFAETDGEAAAMLAESIRSHVEGLQLPHPRSPTSAWITVSIGVATIVPSQLDNIESLFVAADRAMYVAKEEGRNQVRSTRPGNAAMDAIKAVVSG
- a CDS encoding FGGY-family carbohydrate kinase, which codes for MADDIILSIDNGTQSVRALLFDLQGNLLAKSQVPLQAYYSDHPGWAEHKAEGYWDAVCEACRTLWAESGVDKSRIRAVAVTTQRATVINVDAEGRPLRPAITWLDQRRTDQVPQIGPLWSAAFRLARVDRTIRYFQREAEINWIAAQQPDVWQRTHKFLLLSGYLNFCLSGRYADSVGSQVGYVPFDYRKHRWAGARDWKWQALTIKPSMLPDLVKPGEAIGAVTEDAARATGIPAGLPLIAAAADKACEVIGSGGLAPHIGCLSYGTTATINTTTRKYVEVTPFIPPYPAAMPGAYNTEVQIFRGYWMVNWFKEQFGDREQAAAREQGMSAEALFDQLVNAVPPGSMGLMLQPYWSPGVRVPGPEAKGAMIGFGDVHTRAHMYRAILEGLAYALREGRERIEKRSGTRITELRVAGGGSQSDAAMQLTADIFGLPASRAHIYESSGLGAAIAGAVGTGAYRDFDSAIGAMTRPGRTFMPDPAHSRTYDELYRRVYLKMYQRLQPMYEDIADITGYPQTC
- a CDS encoding glycerol-3-phosphate dehydrogenase/oxidase, which encodes MSTPGGAHWQPGGRKLLPDLLAREWDLLIIGGGITGAGILLEASRRGLKALLVEQRDFAWGTSSRSSKLIHGGLRYLKEGRFRLTRESVHERESLLRDAAGLVEPQSFAFGDYEGRKPGKRSMLFGLAIYDRMAGHSERHYHSRDEFLALAPHVAVEGLRGGICYTDARTDDARLVLRVLQEARQHGGMAVNYLAADALLREEGRVSGASLLDVPGGERHAVRAKLTVNACGAWSGGLLQTAGGKAGRRLRPLRGSHLVLPAWRLPLAQAVSLMHPRDGRPVFAYPWEGAVLAGTTDIDHRAGLNEEAAITQEEVDYLIEALRFQFPSLALGEEDVIATYAGVRPVIDSGQADPSKETRDHALWLEDGLLTVMGGKLTTFRAIAMDALRLARPELPGWTEKLETRPIFAPTEEVRYSAVLPPGQARRIGGRYGPWAQPLIHAAKAGELETVPGTETLWAELRWAARHESVQHLHDLMLRRTRLGILLPQGGKRLLPRVQVICAQELGWDRQRWTAEADAYLALCKSHYSLPAERDTGHHG
- a CDS encoding FAD-binding oxidoreductase produces the protein MRRWNGWGDESIEYPLHGGALAFLARRIGHGQPGTDASFEQACAAIAPSRLPSHPLIDTRPGTRLRHALGQSLPDWLRLRHGRVDAAPDGVAFPESGEDVRALFAYAKDHGVALIPHGGGTSVAGHLSANGGGRLVLSLDTTRLARMLHLDKESQLATFGAGIYGPDLEAQLRAHGYVLGHYPQSFEYSTLGGWIVTRSSGQQSLRYGRIEQLFAGGMLESPAGTLRIPAFPASAAGIDLREMVLGSEGRAGVLTEATVRVTPAPEYEAFHAVFFPAWEEGEAAIRALAQLRPGLSMLRLSNSVETETMLALAGHRRLVAVLEGWLRLRGCGEGKCMLLVGASGTRGLARNALRAALGLCGRHRGVHVGRRLGEKWKQGRFRNVYLRNAAWERGYAIDTVETAVDWPRVGTMMRSIEEAARAALAAMGERLHTYTHLSHVYAQGASVYSTFVFRLAGNFEQDLARWRALKHAVSLAIVEHGGTISHQHGVGTDHAPYLQAEKGAEGMSAMRALFRHFDPDGMMNPGKLLGDLR